Proteins from a genomic interval of Zingiber officinale cultivar Zhangliang chromosome 2A, Zo_v1.1, whole genome shotgun sequence:
- the LOC122040099 gene encoding CBS domain-containing protein CBSX3, mitochondrial-like has protein sequence MQGAIQALRLHGNALKRGVLQHMRVNPSMLPTVFSRFESVSPTQLEEHGFESTTIRDVLTAKGKNADGSWLWCTTDDTVYDAVKSMTQHNVGALVVVSPEEEKAIARIVTERGNWLSMFVFVGCEMVLNVLMGAWIKLNIYVKS, from the exons ATGCAGGGAGCAATTCAAGCACTCCGTTTGCACGGGAATGCCCTTAAGCGAGGTGTTCTCCAACACATGCGTGTGAACCCATCGATGTTACCTACTGTGTTTTCACGTTTTGAGTCAGTTTCGCCTACACAGTTGGAAGAGCATGGTTTTGAAAGCACGACTATCCGGGATGTTCTTACAGCTAAGGGGAAGAATGCTGATGGTTCCTGGCTATGGTGCACAACTGATGACACTGTTTATGATGCTGTCAAATCT ATGACACAACACAATGTTGGAGCTTTAGTGGTGGTGAGTCCCGAAGAAGAGAAGGCAATTGCTAGAATTGTTACTGAGAGAGGTAATTGGTTGTCCATGTTTGTTTTTGTTGGCTGTGAAATGGTATTAAATGTGCTCATGGGTGCATGGATAAAGCTAAACATTTATGTGAAATCATAA